A part of Aegilops tauschii subsp. strangulata cultivar AL8/78 chromosome 2, Aet v6.0, whole genome shotgun sequence genomic DNA contains:
- the LOC141040670 gene encoding uncharacterized protein yields MWRNLFAFTVVSHITSPCSDHIMLLLKASADPGPTGAKPRRYELFWETDGTLPEVIKEAWDAVGGVCNLAQLRDALSKTMISLGTWGRKFGNVTRELAKSRTQLEELMHMNADQHDIRRVTDKMNELLYQEEMIWLQRSRISWLKEGDRNTKFFQNKAVWRAQKNKIRQLTDSGCVVHSEFAAMSEIANNYFHEIFSADATLVAASVLDLLEPMVTEEDNAELCAAFSDKEIANAMFQIGPLKAPGPDGFPARFFQRNWSTVRDDVIAAVKDFFVTGIMPEGSAFVPGRMITDNALVAFEWTIQEQVRDVLGVTSTVFEEQYLGLPTPEGRMSKGKFQNLQTSLTKRLIQWGDGLLAQPGREVLIKAIAQALPTYTNGKELLLRF; encoded by the exons ATGTGGAGGAACCTGTTTGCTTTCACTGTTGTCTCTCATATTACTTCACCATGTTCAGATCATATAATGCTTTTGCTCAAGGCCTCGGCCGACCCAGGGCCGACGGGTGCAAAACCAAGGAGGTATGAGTTATTCTGGGAGACAGATGGTACTTTGCCGGAGGTGATTAAGGAAGCATGGGATGCGGTGGGGGGTGTATGCAACCTTGCCCAGCTGCGTGACGCCCTGTCAAAGACCATGATCTCGCTCGGCACTTGGGGTAGGAAATTTGGGAATGTCACAAGGGAACTGGCTAAATCCAGAACCCAACTTGAGGAGCTTATGCACATGAATGCGGATCAACATGATATCCGCAGGGTGACAGATAAAATGAATGAGTTATTATATCAAGAGGAGATGATCTGGTTGCAAAGATCGAGGATCTCATGGTTGAAAGAGGGGGATCGGAATACTAAGTTTTTCCAAAATAAGGCTGTGTGGAGGGCACAGAAAAACAAAATCAGACAATTAACTGATAGTGGTTGTGTGGTGCACTCAGAATTTGCAGCGATGAGCGAGATTGCAAATAATTACTTTCATGAGATTTTCTCAGCGGATGCAACTCTTGTTGCTGCCTCGGTTCTAGATCTTTTGGAGCCAATGGTGACGGAGGAGGATAATGCTGAATTATGTGCGGCCTTTTCTGATAAGGAGATAGCGAACGCAATGTTCCAAATTGGGCCACTTAAGGCGCCGGGGCCAGATGGCTTCCCCGCGAGGTTTTTTCAGCGGAACTGGAGCACTGTCAGAGACGACGTGATTGCAGCGGTTAAGGACTTTTTTGTCACTGGAATTATGCCGGAAGGG AGTGCCTTTGTGCCAGGCAGGATGATCACAGATAATGCTCTTGTGGCCTTCGAAT GGACGATACAGGAGCAAGTGCGAGATGTTCTGGGTGTTACTTCGACGGTGTTTGAAGAACAATATTTGGGCCTCCCAACCCCCGAGGGACGCATGTCCAAGGGGAAATTTCAGAATCTTCAAACTAGTCTAACCAAGCGACTGATCCAATGGGGTGATGGCCTATTGGCGCAACCAGGAAGAGAGGTCTTGATTAAAGCAATAGCTCAAGCATTGCCAACATACACGAATGGTAAGGAACTTCTATTGCGGTTCTAG